A single window of Tenericutes bacterium MZ-XQ DNA harbors:
- a CDS encoding flavodoxin: MADVLVVYWSGTGNTEIMAEKIKEGLEAEGLSVDYRSVDAIEVDEAAAFDKIAFGCPSMGVETLEEDEFEPFFEALEGSLSGKKVALFGSYGWGEGEWMEAWEDRIKDSGAELFEAGFKINSTPSSEEEEECVEFGKSFAKF, translated from the coding sequence ATGGCAGACGTATTAGTCGTTTATTGGAGTGGTACAGGTAACACTGAAATCATGGCAGAAAAAATCAAAGAAGGTTTAGAAGCAGAAGGATTATCAGTAGATTATAGATCTGTTGATGCAATTGAAGTTGATGAAGCAGCAGCTTTTGATAAAATTGCATTTGGATGCCCATCAATGGGTGTTGAAACACTAGAAGAAGATGAATTTGAACCATTCTTTGAAGCACTAGAAGGTTCATTATCAGGTAAAAAAGTAGCTTTATTCGGATCATACGGATGGGGTGAAGGTGAATGGATGGAAGCTTGGGAAGACCGTATAAAAGATTCTGGAGCTGAGTTATTCGAAGCAGGATTTAAAATCAATTCAACACCAAGTTCTGAAGAAGAGGAAGAATGTGTTGAATTTGGTAAATCATTTGCTAAATTCTAA
- a CDS encoding ABC transporter ATP-binding protein — protein MHHEDDVNVEYKVQLSTWKKIIGIVFSSKKRITLLIAFSSMVAVLDALIPLVNRYAVDVYFVEGDYSTWPYFVAVNILIAAGFGIAVWGFIHQAGIIEAETSYELRRQAFKNLQKLSYSYFDKTPQGWIMARMTSDARRLSLIISWGIVDFVWAGLSMIMILIVLYVTFFKLALIVTIVVPVMFVIAYFFRKLILKQHRIARKHNSQLTAQYNEGFLGAKTTKSLSIEGQNFDEFAYTAHQLKRASIKAVISSALFSSIILVLAYIAVGTTMFQGSVYVLEFVITVGTLQMFIAYTINFFEPIMAISRILSDFQNAQASAERIVGLIETESDLTDTKEVEAIYGTLFEDKVENWEELHGEVEFKDVTFYYLENEMILENFNLKVKPGQSVALVGHTGSGKTTLVNLLARFYEPKSGNILIDNKDYRERSIHWLHRRLGYVLQSPHLFSTTVLENIRYGRLDATDEEVKYAAKMVGVDDFVKKLEKGYETFVGEGGNLLSVGQKQLISFARAVLADPKILILDEATSSIDSESELVIQYATEKLLNGRTSFIIAHRLSTIVNSDLIVMLDMGKIIEMGTHDELIAKRGHYFELYRNQFIRESEDKLSIEL, from the coding sequence ATGCATCATGAAGATGATGTTAATGTTGAGTATAAAGTTCAACTATCTACCTGGAAAAAAATAATTGGTATCGTCTTTTCTTCTAAAAAAAGAATAACTTTACTTATCGCATTTTCAAGTATGGTTGCTGTGTTAGATGCACTGATCCCTCTTGTAAATAGATATGCAGTTGATGTTTACTTTGTAGAAGGAGATTATTCAACTTGGCCATATTTTGTTGCTGTAAATATTTTAATCGCAGCTGGTTTTGGGATTGCGGTTTGGGGATTTATCCATCAAGCTGGTATTATTGAAGCTGAAACAAGTTATGAGCTAAGAAGACAAGCATTTAAGAATCTACAAAAGTTATCATACAGTTATTTTGATAAAACGCCACAAGGCTGGATTATGGCTAGAATGACTTCTGATGCAAGACGATTGTCATTAATTATTTCATGGGGAATTGTTGATTTCGTATGGGCTGGATTATCAATGATTATGATTCTTATTGTCCTATATGTAACTTTCTTTAAATTAGCACTTATTGTAACGATTGTTGTTCCTGTAATGTTTGTGATAGCATATTTCTTTAGAAAACTTATTTTAAAGCAACATCGAATTGCAAGAAAACACAATTCACAATTAACAGCACAGTACAATGAGGGGTTTTTAGGTGCAAAAACCACAAAGAGTTTGAGTATTGAGGGTCAGAATTTTGATGAATTTGCATACACTGCTCATCAACTAAAAAGAGCAAGTATTAAAGCAGTTATTTCATCAGCACTATTTTCATCAATCATTTTAGTGCTTGCATATATTGCGGTAGGAACAACCATGTTTCAGGGTTCAGTTTATGTTTTAGAATTTGTCATAACAGTTGGTACATTACAAATGTTTATTGCATATACGATTAACTTCTTTGAACCGATTATGGCAATTTCAAGAATCTTATCAGATTTTCAAAATGCACAAGCATCAGCTGAGCGTATTGTAGGTTTGATTGAAACTGAGTCAGATTTAACAGATACAAAAGAAGTTGAAGCAATCTATGGTACGCTATTTGAAGATAAGGTAGAAAACTGGGAAGAACTCCACGGTGAAGTAGAGTTTAAAGATGTAACATTCTATTATTTAGAAAACGAAATGATATTAGAAAACTTCAACTTGAAAGTAAAACCAGGTCAAAGTGTAGCTTTAGTTGGACACACAGGTTCTGGGAAAACGACTTTAGTCAATTTACTTGCAAGATTTTATGAACCTAAATCAGGAAACATCTTAATCGATAACAAAGATTATAGAGAAAGAAGTATCCATTGGTTACATAGAAGACTAGGCTATGTTTTACAAAGTCCACATTTATTTAGTACAACAGTTTTAGAGAATATCAGATACGGAAGATTAGATGCAACCGATGAGGAAGTTAAATATGCTGCGAAAATGGTCGGTGTAGATGATTTTGTTAAGAAACTAGAAAAAGGGTATGAGACGTTTGTTGGTGAAGGTGGTAATTTATTATCGGTTGGTCAAAAGCAACTCATATCATTTGCTAGAGCAGTTCTTGCAGATCCAAAAATTCTGATTTTAGATGAAGCAACGTCTTCAATAGATTCAGAATCTGAACTTGTGATTCAGTACGCAACTGAAAAGTTATTAAACGGACGAACAAGCTTCATCATTGCACATCGATTATCGACTATTGTCAATAGTGATTTAATTGTCATGCTTGATATGGGTAAAATCATTGAGATGGGTACGCATGATGAACTGATTGCAAAACGCGGACATTACTTTGAACTTTATCGCAATCAATTTATTAGAGAGAGCGAAGATAAACTTAGCATTGAATTATAA
- a CDS encoding endonuclease III, producing MKNADYILETLDQMFPNATVELKHNNNFELLVAVALSAQTTDIAVNKVTPALFNKYPTPYELSKADEKDIEKCIKTIGLYRNKAKNIKALSKDLVDKFEGEVPSNRKDLESLPGVGRKTANVVLSNAFHIPALAVDTHVARVSVRLGFAKVGDSVLTIENKLMRKIPKDKWQQAHHQLIFFGRYHCLARNPKCSVCPLFDMCKFKEKYEYR from the coding sequence ATGAAAAATGCAGATTATATATTAGAAACGCTTGATCAAATGTTTCCTAATGCGACTGTTGAACTTAAACATAACAACAATTTTGAATTACTAGTTGCTGTTGCACTGAGTGCACAAACAACTGATATTGCAGTTAACAAAGTAACACCAGCATTATTTAATAAATATCCAACACCTTATGAGTTATCTAAAGCAGACGAGAAGGATATTGAAAAATGTATTAAAACTATAGGTTTATATAGAAATAAAGCGAAAAACATCAAAGCCTTATCGAAAGATTTAGTCGATAAATTTGAAGGTGAAGTACCTTCAAATAGAAAAGATTTAGAATCTTTACCAGGCGTTGGCAGAAAAACAGCAAATGTCGTCTTAAGTAATGCATTTCATATACCAGCATTAGCGGTGGACACGCATGTTGCTAGAGTATCTGTAAGATTGGGATTCGCAAAAGTTGGGGATTCTGTATTAACCATAGAAAACAAATTAATGAGAAAAATACCGAAAGACAAATGGCAACAAGCTCATCATCAATTAATTTTCTTTGGAAGATATCATTGTTTAGCAAGGAACCCTAAGTGTAGTGTATGTCCTTTATTTGATATGTGTAAATTCAAAGAAAAATATGAGTATAGATGA
- a CDS encoding ribonuclease III: MKDLLKKLNLLYKDESLYVQALTHASFAYENQTDNNEKLEFLGDAVIELLTSDYLYQKDLADEGELTKRRAQAVCEEALVIFAEKIHLDQYLRLGKGEQLRGPNPAMIADAFESLFGAVYLDLGFKQARKLFHKIVVPHLNLVWGIKDYKSALQEYIQSGDKRNISYHIIKEQGPSHNKIFEAAVKLDNHIVLGTGMGRSKKEAEQNAAHDALKKGNYDFKEII; encoded by the coding sequence ATGAAAGATTTACTTAAAAAGTTAAATCTTTTATATAAGGATGAATCTCTATATGTTCAAGCGTTGACACATGCATCATTCGCTTATGAAAATCAAACGGATAATAATGAAAAGTTAGAATTTCTAGGTGATGCAGTCATTGAACTACTGACTAGCGATTATCTTTATCAAAAAGATTTAGCTGATGAAGGCGAACTTACAAAAAGACGTGCTCAAGCAGTTTGTGAAGAAGCACTTGTAATCTTCGCGGAAAAAATACATTTAGATCAATATTTAAGATTGGGTAAAGGTGAACAGTTGAGAGGACCAAATCCTGCAATGATTGCGGATGCATTTGAGTCTTTATTTGGAGCTGTTTATTTGGATTTGGGATTTAAGCAAGCCCGAAAATTATTTCATAAAATCGTTGTACCACATTTGAATCTAGTATGGGGAATAAAAGATTATAAATCTGCACTTCAAGAGTATATTCAAAGCGGGGATAAGAGAAATATAAGTTATCATATTATCAAAGAACAGGGCCCTTCACACAATAAAATTTTCGAAGCGGCTGTGAAACTTGATAATCATATCGTACTCGGTACCGGTATGGGCCGATCAAAAAAAGAAGCAGAACAAAATGCTGCACACGACGCATTAAAGAAGGGTAATTATGATTTTAAAGAGATTATATGA
- a CDS encoding cadmium-translocating P-type ATPase produces the protein MKKTFEIRDIDCANCALKIENEIKKIDGLKDVSIDFAKQKLYVDDQENKIDAKSLERIARKIESSVSIYDKEEIIIEKHKWTLNHYSVLLGFLMISIYLMMDTWVFMFESHIDLTLFILSYAFIGGKVIIKAFKNMSHGQVFDEHFLMMIATIGAFFIGEYIEAIAVMLFYQVGEYFQDLAVNRSRNHIKSLMDLKPTIAHQYKDENLEDVSPEDLVVDDIILVKPGEKIPVDGVIISGQTTLDESSITGESTPIQKTEKDEVLSGALNINGLITVLVKKPYRDSTVYKIIEFVEQNSNKKAKTEQFITRFAKYYTPIIVVIAGLLAFLVPYFMTFFNQSLYTTEFPIYLERALIFLVISCPCALVLSVPLSYYAGIGKASRQGILVKSGSDLEQFSKIEHFVFDKTGTLTKGDFVVAKVFAENKDHILKLAAHAESNSNHPIALSILRAYQGEIDSKSLSDFEEVFGKGIKVIYDDKRLLVGNDRLLLDENILFDKSLDTHTVIYVAYDNKYIGYIILEDELKISSKETISYLLKNNKKVSMVTGDKISIAHDIAQRLGITNVYAEQLPDDKRNVIETLKKKDKTAFIGDGVNDAPVLMTSDLGISMGALGSDLAVEASDAVIMNDEPELLIHAIDTSALTRKVVIQNIILAAGTKFIVLILGALGFANMWLAIFADVGISLIAVIHAMSILKTKKLS, from the coding sequence ATGAAAAAAACATTTGAAATTAGAGATATAGACTGTGCGAATTGCGCTTTAAAAATTGAAAATGAAATCAAAAAAATAGATGGATTAAAAGATGTGAGTATTGATTTTGCTAAGCAAAAATTATATGTTGATGATCAAGAAAATAAAATAGACGCAAAATCATTAGAGAGAATCGCTAGAAAAATCGAATCTTCTGTATCTATTTACGATAAAGAAGAAATCATTATAGAAAAGCATAAGTGGACTTTAAATCATTATAGTGTTTTATTAGGATTTTTGATGATTTCTATCTATTTAATGATGGATACATGGGTTTTTATGTTTGAATCTCATATTGATCTTACATTGTTTATCCTATCTTATGCATTCATTGGTGGCAAAGTCATTATTAAGGCTTTTAAAAACATGAGTCATGGACAGGTTTTTGATGAACATTTCTTAATGATGATTGCAACCATTGGAGCATTTTTTATCGGTGAGTATATCGAAGCTATAGCGGTGATGTTATTTTATCAAGTTGGGGAGTACTTCCAAGATTTAGCGGTAAATCGCTCAAGAAATCATATTAAATCATTAATGGATTTAAAGCCAACCATTGCACATCAATATAAGGATGAAAATTTAGAAGATGTAAGTCCTGAAGATTTAGTGGTTGATGATATTATTTTGGTTAAGCCCGGAGAAAAAATCCCAGTTGATGGGGTGATTATCAGTGGTCAAACCACTCTTGATGAAAGTAGTATCACTGGAGAATCGACACCTATACAAAAAACTGAAAAAGATGAAGTGTTATCCGGTGCTCTTAATATAAATGGATTGATTACAGTTTTAGTGAAGAAGCCATATCGAGATTCAACTGTCTATAAAATTATTGAATTTGTTGAACAAAACTCTAATAAAAAGGCCAAAACTGAACAGTTCATCACAAGATTTGCGAAATACTATACGCCAATTATTGTTGTTATTGCAGGTTTACTAGCATTTTTAGTACCTTACTTCATGACCTTTTTTAATCAATCTTTATACACAACTGAATTTCCCATATATCTAGAAAGAGCACTTATATTTTTAGTTATCAGTTGTCCTTGTGCACTTGTTCTATCTGTTCCATTATCATATTATGCTGGTATAGGTAAAGCATCCAGACAAGGCATATTGGTTAAAAGTGGAAGTGATTTAGAGCAGTTTAGTAAAATCGAGCATTTTGTTTTTGACAAAACAGGGACACTCACAAAAGGTGATTTTGTCGTTGCGAAAGTTTTTGCAGAAAATAAAGATCATATCTTGAAACTTGCAGCACATGCAGAATCAAACTCAAATCACCCTATTGCTTTATCGATATTAAGAGCTTATCAAGGAGAGATAGATTCAAAGAGTTTAAGTGATTTTGAAGAAGTATTTGGTAAAGGTATAAAAGTGATCTATGATGATAAACGTCTCTTGGTTGGAAATGATAGATTACTATTAGATGAGAACATTTTATTTGATAAGTCTTTAGATACGCATACTGTGATCTATGTAGCTTATGATAATAAGTATATTGGATATATAATTTTGGAAGATGAACTTAAGATCAGCTCAAAAGAAACGATTTCTTATTTATTAAAAAACAACAAAAAAGTATCTATGGTAACAGGAGATAAGATTTCAATTGCCCATGATATTGCCCAGCGCTTAGGTATAACTAACGTCTACGCTGAACAATTACCTGATGATAAAAGAAATGTTATTGAAACACTTAAAAAAAAAGATAAAACAGCTTTTATCGGAGATGGAGTAAATGATGCTCCTGTGCTTATGACCTCAGACTTAGGTATATCTATGGGTGCTTTGGGTAGTGATTTAGCAGTTGAAGCATCAGATGCCGTGATTATGAATGATGAACCAGAGTTGTTGATACATGCGATAGATACATCTGCACTCACGAGAAAAGTTGTCATTCAAAATATTATATTAGCTGCAGGGACAAAATTTATTGTACTTATCCTAGGTGCGTTAGGTTTCGCGAATATGTGGCTGGCAATATTTGCAGATGTTGGGATATCTTTAATTGCTGTTATACACGCAATGAGTATACTAAAAACGAAGAAATTAAGTTAA
- a CDS encoding transcriptional regulator: MEVFMTTYTCDAICIHEDTIQEVQKSMIKDNDLDKISKIFKAISDPTRIKILYALKTQELCVCDISVVLNMTQSAISHQLKVLKDVDLVRTRKDGKTRFYKLADEHVHTLFSQAFDHVNE, encoded by the coding sequence ATGGAGGTATTTATGACAACTTATACATGTGATGCAATATGTATCCATGAAGATACAATTCAAGAAGTACAAAAAAGTATGATTAAAGATAATGATTTAGATAAGATTTCAAAAATCTTTAAAGCGATTTCTGATCCGACTAGAATTAAGATATTATATGCTTTAAAAACTCAGGAACTTTGCGTGTGTGATATTTCTGTAGTATTAAATATGACACAAAGCGCTATTTCACATCAATTAAAAGTTTTAAAGGATGTTGATTTAGTAAGAACAAGAAAAGATGGGAAAACAAGGTTTTATAAACTTGCTGATGAACATGTGCATACATTGTTTTCACAAGCATTTGACCATGTAAACGAGTAA
- a CDS encoding chorismate mutase has translation MMKLDLLRKEIESIDQQMLELFLKRMDVAYQIGSYKKEHHLPIFDEQREKALLEKQRKLLNNEDLWPLYKQFLKEVMRLSKEFQKTC, from the coding sequence TTGATGAAGCTTGATTTACTTAGAAAAGAAATTGAGTCTATCGATCAACAGATGCTTGAACTTTTTTTGAAACGCATGGATGTTGCTTATCAAATTGGTAGTTATAAAAAAGAACATCACTTACCTATTTTTGATGAGCAAAGAGAAAAAGCATTGCTTGAAAAACAAAGAAAGTTACTGAATAATGAAGACTTATGGCCGTTATATAAACAGTTTTTAAAAGAAGTGATGAGATTATCGAAAGAATTCCAAAAAACATGTTAA
- a CDS encoding 3-phosphoshikimate 1-carboxyvinyltransferase, translated as MMNVTIKPSKLNGNVGVVSSKSLSHRYVIAAGLAKGTSIVYNVLDSEDLDATKTALKGLNVEFKDEKVIGSGFKVVSNDVYCNESGSTLRFMIPIYMLQKDKVVFHGEGRLVDRPIDVYESLFRDKGLGFTYLNEPHYLPLEVKGKLKGGHYPLIGNISSQFVSGLLFALPLAKEDSTIELLTPLSSKGYVDMTLDTLEKFGIKYTWNDRLIHIPGNQKYQPQLVTVEGDFSQAAFWLVAGTINKHQLPLNLRNLDPNSRQGDRVVVDIISKMGGYLYFQKDLKQYVVYPRKTKAMTIDVDPNPDLGPILMVLAALSEGETHFINCRRLKIKESDRLQAMYEVLTALGVEMRITDDEAWIKGQDGFKGGLTFDSYNDHRIVMAIAIASLRADGPITIRNAEHIQKSYPTFFEVFKSLGGIVDEA; from the coding sequence ATAATGAACGTCACAATTAAACCATCAAAATTAAATGGAAATGTAGGAGTCGTTAGTTCAAAATCATTATCACATCGTTATGTGATTGCTGCTGGACTAGCTAAGGGTACGTCAATTGTCTATAATGTTTTAGACTCTGAAGATTTGGATGCTACAAAAACAGCTTTAAAAGGACTTAATGTAGAATTTAAAGATGAAAAAGTCATTGGTTCAGGATTTAAAGTTGTCAGTAATGATGTTTACTGTAACGAATCTGGTTCAACACTTAGATTTATGATTCCGATTTATATGCTCCAAAAAGATAAAGTCGTCTTCCATGGAGAAGGTAGATTAGTGGATCGTCCGATTGATGTTTATGAGTCATTATTTAGAGATAAAGGTTTAGGTTTTACATACTTAAATGAGCCACATTACCTTCCTTTAGAAGTCAAAGGTAAATTAAAGGGTGGGCATTATCCTTTAATCGGTAATATCAGTAGCCAATTTGTATCTGGGCTTTTATTTGCGCTTCCACTTGCTAAAGAAGACTCAACCATTGAATTATTAACACCACTATCATCTAAAGGATATGTGGATATGACACTTGACACATTAGAAAAATTTGGTATTAAGTATACTTGGAATGATAGACTCATTCATATTCCTGGTAACCAAAAATATCAACCTCAATTAGTGACTGTAGAAGGTGATTTTTCTCAAGCAGCTTTTTGGCTTGTTGCCGGTACTATTAATAAACACCAATTACCATTAAACTTAAGAAATCTAGATCCTAACAGTAGACAAGGCGATAGAGTTGTTGTTGATATTATTTCTAAAATGGGTGGATATTTATACTTCCAAAAAGATTTAAAACAATATGTCGTATATCCAAGAAAAACTAAAGCAATGACAATTGATGTTGATCCAAATCCAGATTTAGGTCCTATTCTTATGGTCTTAGCTGCACTGAGTGAAGGTGAAACACATTTTATCAATTGTAGAAGATTAAAAATTAAAGAATCGGATCGTTTACAAGCCATGTATGAAGTCTTAACAGCTTTAGGTGTTGAGATGAGAATTACAGACGATGAAGCTTGGATTAAAGGCCAAGATGGATTTAAAGGTGGACTTACGTTTGACTCATATAATGATCACCGTATTGTGATGGCGATTGCAATCGCAAGCCTAAGAGCTGATGGACCGATAACTATTAGAAATGCTGAACATATTCAAAAGAGTTATCCAACATTCTTTGAAGTCTTTAAATCTTTAGGAGGCATTGTTGATGAAGCTTGA
- a CDS encoding 3-dehydroquinate synthase: MRISMQDYDIMIGKKSINNLENSIKAIYDAKDIFIVTDDHVFDLYHEKITSILKSYHLHFVSIKPGEKSKSYKVYLDTIEKLIEKGIKRNHLLIALGGGVVGDLTGFIAATLYRGIPFIQIPTTLLAQVDSSIGGKVGIDLKEGKNLVGSFYTPKFVIIDPDFLETLNDREYRQGVAEMIKAGLIRDKNLFDYFKENILVSEKEILMALQVKREIVLKDPFEKNERMLLNFGHTYGHAIEKKFKYETYKHGEAISYGMLIALEEGINQKITPAYLYDEVKEVLIKQQLVQEPFFKKEDLESYILTDKKNTSKDFHFICLKDIGNSVITKLKVGEK, encoded by the coding sequence ATGAGAATTAGTATGCAAGATTATGACATCATGATTGGCAAAAAAAGCATCAACAATTTAGAAAACTCAATCAAAGCTATCTATGATGCAAAAGACATTTTCATTGTTACAGATGATCATGTGTTTGACCTTTATCATGAAAAAATAACTAGCATACTGAAATCATATCATCTTCACTTTGTATCTATAAAGCCAGGAGAAAAATCTAAATCGTATAAAGTTTACTTAGATACGATTGAAAAACTGATAGAAAAAGGCATTAAAAGAAATCATTTACTCATCGCTTTAGGTGGCGGTGTTGTCGGAGATTTAACGGGTTTCATTGCGGCAACCCTCTATAGAGGGATACCATTTATTCAAATACCGACAACGCTTCTTGCTCAAGTAGATAGTAGTATTGGTGGTAAAGTAGGTATTGATTTAAAAGAAGGAAAAAATCTGGTTGGCTCATTTTACACACCTAAGTTTGTCATCATAGATCCTGATTTTCTAGAGACTTTAAATGATAGAGAATATCGTCAAGGTGTCGCTGAAATGATTAAAGCTGGTTTAATTAGAGATAAAAATCTTTTTGATTATTTCAAAGAAAACATCCTTGTATCAGAAAAAGAAATACTCATGGCACTTCAAGTGAAAAGAGAGATTGTACTTAAAGATCCATTTGAAAAAAATGAGCGTATGTTACTCAATTTTGGACACACATATGGACATGCCATTGAAAAAAAATTCAAATATGAAACTTATAAGCACGGTGAAGCGATTAGTTACGGTATGCTCATTGCATTAGAAGAGGGTATTAACCAAAAAATCACACCAGCTTACCTATATGATGAAGTCAAAGAAGTTTTAATCAAACAACAACTTGTTCAAGAACCGTTTTTTAAAAAAGAAGATTTAGAATCATATATTTTAACAGATAAAAAGAACACATCTAAAGATTTTCATTTTATTTGTTTAAAAGATATTGGAAACAGTGTTATAACTAAATTAAAAGTGGGTGAAAAATAA
- a CDS encoding 3-deoxy-7-phosphoheptulonate synthase, with product MIIKMKKDSTKKQYQKLAEFLKSKNLEIRDVSSEHVHIFGIIGDTSSFEPVDLYAFEGVDEVTRVSTPFKKASRSFKKEDTVIKLKYGVEIGKDQFVMMSGPCSVESYEQLRTVAKTVKQSGAHILRGGAYKPRTSPYAFQGLGEEGLQILRKVADEFELMVVTEIPSSDLLPLFEKYVDIIQVGARNMQNFELLKTLGKSTKPILLKRGLSSTVEEWLMSAEYIMSGGNEDIILCERGIRTFEKYTRNTLDISSVLTVKELSHLPVIIDPSHAAGRWSMIEKLSLASLAVGADGLIVEVHHDPEHALSDGAQSLKPKKYLQMTDQLKEMAKLLGKTFI from the coding sequence ATGATTATTAAAATGAAGAAGGATTCAACAAAAAAACAATACCAGAAATTGGCTGAGTTTTTAAAGAGTAAAAATTTAGAGATTAGAGATGTGAGTAGTGAACACGTTCATATTTTTGGGATCATTGGAGATACATCATCGTTTGAACCTGTAGATTTATATGCTTTCGAAGGAGTTGATGAAGTTACAAGAGTTTCAACGCCGTTTAAAAAAGCATCAAGAAGTTTTAAAAAAGAAGACACAGTTATCAAATTAAAATATGGTGTAGAAATTGGAAAAGATCAGTTTGTAATGATGTCAGGTCCTTGTTCAGTGGAATCATATGAGCAATTAAGAACAGTAGCTAAAACGGTTAAACAATCTGGTGCGCATATCTTAAGAGGTGGTGCATATAAACCAAGAACATCTCCTTATGCATTTCAAGGCTTAGGAGAAGAAGGTTTGCAAATCTTAAGAAAAGTAGCTGACGAGTTTGAATTGATGGTCGTTACTGAGATTCCAAGTTCTGATTTGTTACCTTTATTTGAAAAATATGTTGATATCATTCAAGTAGGCGCAAGAAACATGCAAAACTTTGAGTTGTTAAAAACATTAGGTAAATCAACAAAACCGATTTTGCTAAAAAGAGGTTTATCATCAACAGTGGAAGAATGGTTGATGAGTGCTGAATATATCATGAGTGGTGGAAATGAAGATATTATTCTTTGTGAAAGAGGCATTCGTACTTTTGAAAAATATACAAGAAATACACTTGATATATCTTCAGTCTTAACAGTTAAAGAACTTTCTCATTTACCAGTGATTATTGATCCATCACATGCAGCAGGTAGATGGTCAATGATCGAAAAATTATCACTAGCAAGTTTAGCAGTTGGAGCTGATGGGTTAATTGTTGAAGTTCATCACGACCCTGAACATGCTCTTAGTGATGGCGCACAATCATTAAAACCTAAAAAATACCTTCAAATGACAGATCAACTTAAAGAAATGGCTAAGTTATTAGGAAAAACGTTTATATGA
- a CDS encoding PadR family transcriptional regulator, protein MNTQLKKGILEMCILYVIDEKDMYGFEVIERLANDIDVNENTIYPILRRLTSQHLFKTYEKQTTLGAPRKYYQITKQGKQRLNESLDEWKSFLKGVFNIVGGHFNEQN, encoded by the coding sequence ATGAACACTCAATTAAAAAAAGGCATACTCGAAATGTGTATCTTATATGTCATAGATGAAAAAGATATGTATGGATTTGAAGTCATCGAGCGTTTGGCTAATGACATCGATGTCAATGAAAATACAATTTATCCAATTTTAAGAAGATTAACTTCTCAACACTTATTTAAAACATATGAAAAACAAACCACACTAGGTGCGCCTAGAAAGTATTATCAAATTACAAAACAAGGAAAACAAAGATTAAATGAGTCTTTAGATGAATGGAAATCATTTTTAAAAGGTGTATTTAATATTGTAGGAGGTCATTTCAATGAACAAAACTAA
- a CDS encoding pH regulation protein F has translation MFILITLFILVVAMLLSFIRLIYSKTLWDKILMLNLISAKVVLFIALYAIYSDRLILLDIAISYGIIGFLTMTLLSKFIMAGGREK, from the coding sequence ATTTTTATTTTAATTACATTGTTTATTCTAGTTGTCGCGATGCTCTTATCGTTTATTAGATTGATCTATTCAAAAACTTTATGGGATAAAATCTTAATGTTAAACTTAATATCCGCAAAAGTTGTCTTATTCATCGCTTTATATGCAATTTATTCTGACCGTTTGATTTTGCTTGATATAGCAATTTCATACGGTATCATTGGGTTTTTAACGATGACTTTACTTTCTAAGTTTATTATGGCTGGAGGTAGAGAGAAATGA
- a CDS encoding sodium:proton antiporter, which translates to MNPILSFIVILVGIYGLSVSKNIIKSVFCITIVEAGTILLFLNLGAFEGGVIPILSSLGIEIVDPIPQALMITTIVIGSTITSLALMLCIKIFHHYGSIEWKVILKGDK; encoded by the coding sequence ATGAATCCAATTTTATCATTTATCGTCATTTTAGTTGGCATTTACGGATTATCCGTGAGTAAAAATATCATTAAATCTGTCTTTTGTATCACAATTGTTGAAGCTGGAACCATTCTCTTATTTCTAAACTTGGGTGCATTTGAAGGTGGAGTCATCCCTATCTTATCATCGTTAGGCATTGAAATTGTTGATCCCATCCCTCAAGCTTTAATGATTACAACGATCGTTATTGGATCAACAATTACATCTTTAGCACTGATGCTTTGTATCAAGATTTTCCATCATTATGGCAGCATCGAATGGAAAGTCATTTTGAAAGGAGATAAATAA